The Archocentrus centrarchus isolate MPI-CPG fArcCen1 chromosome 7, fArcCen1, whole genome shotgun sequence genome window below encodes:
- the LOC115783614 gene encoding uncharacterized protein LOC115783614 — MVEIHGMIPPVSVRTKYALGIISLFPSLKDPYSDNGYEHFYDQQSGSGYLAWRIKTVQRNSAAQSRRSSTSTAYQDSPKRKREVSCTDKQLLGEECREAISFLKHSTDESAVKEKMRATFQYRQTLVQDQQCSSTVLDVFPRFLNITGLIDQDFTMMFGEEVSGRFLAKWPTFFKPRILTECRKLTSNEHIEELLYSQHDTGWDSDLSSILLLLHLLPPTSKGHKKSAKISSCQAVDHVVRYLQMGASVETFLAGVEPGQPFLLCVGENKSSIQRYYIIIDHKAVPCKAQTSLAAFDELFKAHFIFSVNYHESLYNFYTFIQTTVFNIDVGHAKESPRVRELRARFLHDT; from the exons ATGGTTGAAATTCATGG GATGATCCCACCAGTCTCTGTGAGAACTAAATATGCTTTGGGCATCATCTCTCTATTTCCCAGCCTCAAAGATCCATATTCAGACAATGGATAT GAACACTTCTATGACCAACAGAGTGGATCTGGCTACTTGGCTTGGAGAATAAAAACTGTTCAGCGCAACTCGGCAGCTCAGTCCCGGAGATCCTCCACCAGCACAGCCTATCAAGATAGtccaaagagaaagagagaggtttCCTGCACCGATAAGCAGCTGCTTGGTGAGGAGTGTCGTGAAGCGATATCCTTTTTGAAACATTCAACTGATGAATCGGCAGTCAAAGAGAAGATGAGGGCCACATTTCAGTATCGTCAAACACTGGTTCAAGATCAACAGTGCTCTTCAACAGTCTTGGATGTCTTCCCACGATTCCTTAACATCACTGGCTTG ATTGACCAGGACTTCACCATGATGTTTGGAGAGGAGGTGTCGGGCAgatttttggcaaaatggcCTACTTTTTTCAAACCTAGGATCCTGACAGAGTGCAGAAAACTGACTTCTAATGAGCACATTGAAGAGCTCTTGTATTCGCAGCACGACACAG GCTGGGACAGTGACCTGTCAAGCATTCTACTGTTGCTTCACTTGCTTCCACCTACCTCCAAAGGCCACAAGAAGAGTGCCAAAATCAGCTCATGTCAAGCTGTGGACCATGTTGTGAGATATCTGCAG ATGGGAGCCAGTGTCGAAACCTTCCTTGCTGGTGTGGAACCGGGACAgcccttcctcctgtgtgttggTGAAAACAAGAGCAGCATCCAAAGATACTACATCATCATTGATCACAAGGCCGTCCCTTGCAAGGCACAGACCTCCTTGGCAGCTTTCGATGAGCTCTTCAAGGCACACTTCATCTTCAGCGTCAACTACCATGAATCCCTCTATAACTTCTATACGTTCATCCAAACCacagtttttaacattgatgTGGGACATGCCAAGGAAAGTCCCAGAGTCAGGGAACTAAGAGCAAGATTTTTGCACGACACTTGA